One Thermofilum pendens Hrk 5 DNA segment encodes these proteins:
- a CDS encoding phosphoesterase DHHA1 — MRIYAFVLHGDLDGLSATATVAAALKHAEKDAELRFYFSQPYELDKDLARVDPRAEGIYIVDLAIDADVWPRLSAELGKLVASKRVTWIDHHPSTIERVEELKRIGVEAMLAEAASASTIARSFLDRVPDPAFFEKIITIGEVADRAVSVAREDPLFHYVEVLSLVLGYRVRDEQIRRRILRAWITERVVVPDEVAKAASEAEKVFQDLLREARLRVVYRSEKVVAVDMRDKRVYGFAGMLASIIASEEGRIALILSRVGEAALLTLRAPPGAKGNPSKTAWDVASRYGGSGGGHAGAASFKVPGTYAEKVLAEIVRALETG; from the coding sequence ATGAGGATCTACGCCTTTGTACTCCACGGGGACCTTGATGGGCTCTCCGCTACAGCCACGGTTGCCGCCGCGTTGAAGCACGCGGAGAAGGACGCGGAGCTGAGGTTTTACTTCTCACAGCCCTACGAGCTGGACAAAGACCTAGCCCGCGTGGATCCCCGAGCGGAGGGCATCTACATAGTTGACCTAGCGATAGACGCGGACGTGTGGCCGAGGCTCAGCGCGGAGCTCGGCAAGCTTGTGGCGTCGAAGAGGGTGACTTGGATCGACCACCACCCTTCTACCATTGAGCGGGTCGAGGAGCTGAAGAGGATCGGGGTGGAAGCCATGCTGGCAGAGGCCGCGTCGGCGTCGACTATAGCTAGGAGCTTCCTGGACAGAGTCCCGGACCCCGCCTTCTTCGAGAAGATAATCACGATAGGAGAGGTTGCCGACAGGGCTGTGAGCGTAGCACGGGAGGACCCGCTCTTCCACTACGTCGAGGTTCTAAGCCTGGTCCTCGGGTACCGCGTGCGGGACGAGCAGATAAGGAGAAGGATACTCAGAGCCTGGATCACCGAGAGGGTAGTAGTCCCCGACGAAGTAGCAAAGGCCGCAAGTGAAGCGGAGAAGGTGTTTCAGGACCTCCTTAGGGAGGCGCGCCTCAGGGTAGTCTACCGCTCCGAGAAGGTTGTAGCCGTGGATATGAGGGACAAGAGGGTATACGGCTTCGCCGGCATGCTGGCATCCATCATCGCCAGCGAGGAGGGGAGGATCGCGTTGATTCTCAGCAGGGTCGGCGAGGCGGCACTCCTAACGCTGAGAGCACCTCCCGGGGCAAAGGGGAACCCGTCGAAGACTGCATGGGATGTGGCATCGCGATACGGGGGGTCGGGCGGCGGCCACGCAGGCGCTGCATCCTTCAAGGTTCCCGGGACCTACGCCGAGAAAGTTCTCGCGGAGATCGTACGTGCACTAGAAACTGGCTAA
- a CDS encoding ACT domain-containing protein, whose translation MSIFVHVEGGFWRRVSEVVKSEKRMNVVRLLLKYGISVREDGLYIGDKVKVTVSSVAEEAQVDRRIVLETLKRILSDSYLREFFYNLRPAGPSLVSVARVLGYRCLVVEIHEDRPGILAWVASALAEKGINILQVVAEDPNIYREPKLYVVVSKPVPGEVIEKILQHPAVKRVTLS comes from the coding sequence ATGTCCATTTTTGTACACGTGGAGGGGGGCTTTTGGAGAAGGGTTAGTGAAGTCGTGAAGTCGGAGAAAAGGATGAACGTAGTTAGGCTACTGTTGAAGTACGGGATCAGCGTAAGGGAAGACGGGCTGTACATCGGGGACAAAGTGAAAGTCACCGTGAGCTCCGTGGCGGAAGAAGCTCAGGTCGATAGGAGGATTGTGCTGGAGACTCTTAAACGCATACTCTCGGACAGCTACCTGAGGGAGTTCTTCTACAACCTGAGGCCCGCGGGACCCTCGCTGGTATCCGTTGCACGCGTGCTTGGCTACCGGTGCTTAGTGGTCGAGATACACGAGGATAGGCCCGGGATACTCGCGTGGGTAGCGTCCGCCCTCGCCGAGAAGGGCATAAATATCCTCCAGGTGGTGGCGGAGGACCCGAACATATACAGGGAGCCTAAACTCTACGTCGTAGTCTCCAAGCCCGTTCCCGGGGAAGTGATAGAGAAGATACTGCAACACCCGGCGGTTAAACGTGTAACTCTAAGTTAG
- a CDS encoding TrpB-like pyridoxal phosphate-dependent enzyme — MSKKYFLDEEELPREWYNILPDLPEPLPPPLNPATGKPVSPEDLEPIFPKELIRQEVSQERFIPIPEEVLEVYRIWRPTPLIRATRLEKALRTPARIYYKYEGVSPPGSHKPNTAVAQAYYNAREGVARLTTETGAGQWGSALSFATMLFGLKLTVYMVRVSYQQKPYRAILMQTWGAEVVPSPSNRTKAGRAFLEKDPEHPGSLGIAISEALEDAIEHEDTKYSLGSVLNHVLLHQTIIGLEAIKQMQALDEFPDIVIGCVGGGSNFAGISYPFYYLVRSGKAPKKTRFLAVEPASCPSMTKGEYMYDFGDTARLTPLLKMYTLGHDFVPPPIHAGGLRYHGAAPTLSLLKKAGIFESVAYNQVEVFEAARLFARTEGIVPAPESAHAIKAVIDEALEAKRKGEEKVILFNLSGHGLLDLAAYREFLEGRLPAHEYPAEAIQKSIAKIKEYLLARGIQP, encoded by the coding sequence ATGAGCAAAAAATACTTCCTAGACGAAGAGGAGCTACCGAGGGAGTGGTACAATATACTACCAGACCTGCCCGAGCCCCTACCGCCACCGCTGAACCCCGCAACCGGGAAGCCCGTCTCGCCAGAAGACCTTGAACCCATATTCCCCAAGGAGCTTATCAGGCAGGAGGTATCGCAGGAGAGGTTTATCCCGATACCCGAAGAGGTACTCGAGGTGTACAGGATATGGAGGCCTACCCCCCTCATCAGGGCCACCAGGCTGGAGAAAGCCCTCAGGACCCCTGCGAGGATCTACTACAAGTACGAAGGGGTATCGCCCCCAGGGAGCCATAAGCCGAACACGGCTGTCGCGCAGGCGTACTACAACGCGCGCGAAGGCGTGGCGCGCCTCACGACGGAGACCGGGGCTGGGCAGTGGGGAAGCGCTTTATCGTTCGCGACCATGCTGTTCGGGCTCAAGCTTACGGTGTACATGGTGAGGGTGAGCTACCAGCAGAAGCCCTACAGGGCTATACTGATGCAGACTTGGGGCGCCGAGGTCGTCCCGAGCCCCAGTAACAGGACTAAGGCGGGCAGGGCTTTCCTCGAGAAGGACCCCGAGCACCCCGGCTCTCTCGGTATAGCGATCAGCGAGGCGCTGGAAGACGCAATAGAGCACGAGGACACGAAGTACAGCCTGGGTAGCGTGCTAAACCACGTGCTGCTCCACCAGACGATCATAGGGCTCGAAGCCATCAAGCAGATGCAGGCGCTCGACGAGTTCCCCGACATAGTGATAGGCTGTGTGGGCGGTGGGAGCAACTTCGCGGGAATATCGTACCCCTTCTACTACCTGGTGCGTAGCGGGAAGGCACCGAAGAAGACGAGGTTCCTCGCCGTGGAGCCTGCGTCCTGCCCCTCCATGACCAAGGGAGAGTACATGTACGACTTCGGCGACACGGCGAGGCTTACACCGCTCCTAAAGATGTACACGCTGGGACACGACTTCGTGCCACCGCCGATTCACGCCGGCGGACTACGTTACCACGGCGCGGCTCCAACCCTAAGCCTTCTCAAAAAAGCGGGGATCTTCGAGAGCGTTGCCTACAACCAGGTGGAAGTCTTCGAGGCGGCGAGGCTCTTCGCCCGGACGGAGGGCATAGTGCCTGCTCCTGAGAGCGCCCACGCCATAAAGGCGGTCATCGACGAGGCCCTAGAGGCTAAGAGGAAGGGCGAGGAAAAGGTCATACTCTTCAACCTGAGCGGGCACGGGCTCTTGGATCTCGCCGCCTACAGGGAGTTCCTCGAGGGACGATTACCGGCGCACGAGTACCCCGCCGAGGCGATACAGAAGTCCATCGCGAAGATCAAGGAGTACCTACTCGCGCGGGGCATACAGCCCTAG
- the mvk gene encoding mevalonate kinase — MQATRSSAPAKVILFGEHFVVEGQPAIAAAISLRAHVTVEPADTDGILVYSKNLGLLEEYRFAERGAWSGKMLSIAIAAYTAMESLGRKSGVKVTVDSEIPPGSGMGSSAAVAVATTHATFRAFGEEPDLKEVSRIAFEAEKVVHGKPSGIDNTVATYGGVIAYRKGEGFIPLKAELNGVRLVLADSGVPRNTGEMVKRVLELKNTYPSVLEPLYHAAGRLVVEAARRLEEGDYESLGRLMNVNHGFLSAIGVSTLELEKLVYTARRAGALGSKLTGAGGGGFIVALVTAEKEKEVVEALRQLSPRIFSVEISSEGVRKEPL, encoded by the coding sequence ATGCAAGCGACGCGCTCGAGCGCACCCGCCAAAGTGATACTCTTCGGCGAGCACTTCGTCGTTGAGGGGCAACCGGCAATCGCGGCGGCTATCTCTCTGAGGGCACATGTCACCGTTGAGCCCGCGGACACCGACGGGATACTGGTGTACTCCAAGAACCTCGGCTTGCTCGAAGAGTACCGGTTCGCGGAGCGCGGGGCGTGGAGCGGTAAAATGCTCTCCATAGCGATCGCCGCCTACACAGCTATGGAGTCGCTGGGCAGGAAGTCCGGAGTTAAGGTAACCGTGGACTCTGAGATACCGCCCGGGAGCGGTATGGGCTCCTCCGCTGCAGTTGCCGTTGCAACTACGCATGCGACTTTCAGGGCGTTCGGCGAGGAGCCGGACCTCAAGGAGGTTTCCAGGATAGCCTTCGAGGCTGAGAAGGTCGTCCACGGGAAGCCGAGCGGCATCGACAATACTGTTGCGACGTACGGAGGCGTCATAGCGTACAGGAAGGGGGAGGGCTTCATACCCCTTAAAGCCGAGCTTAACGGTGTAAGGCTCGTCCTAGCTGATAGCGGCGTGCCCAGGAACACCGGGGAAATGGTCAAGAGAGTGCTGGAGCTGAAAAACACGTACCCCTCCGTGCTGGAACCACTGTACCACGCGGCGGGCCGCCTCGTGGTGGAAGCGGCGAGGCGCCTCGAAGAAGGAGACTACGAGTCTCTGGGAAGGCTCATGAACGTGAACCACGGATTCCTCTCAGCGATAGGGGTCTCCACGCTGGAACTCGAGAAACTCGTATACACGGCTAGGCGCGCCGGGGCGCTTGGGTCGAAGCTGACTGGCGCGGGCGGGGGAGGCTTCATCGTAGCCCTAGTAACGGCGGAGAAAGAGAAGGAGGTAGTCGAGGCTCTTCGACAGCTAAGCCCGAGGATCTTCTCCGTCGAGATATCCTCCGAAGGCGTGAGGAAAGAACCACTGTAA
- the acs gene encoding acetate--CoA ligase has translation MGVLPVEERRVLTAKLDEMRRKALEDPESFWDEHARALEWYKIWDKVLDDGEKPFYRWFVGGRINASYNALDRHVKTWRKNKVALIWEGEDGSVKKYSYRDLYVEVNRVAALLKNFGVKKGDRVALYLPMIPELPIFMLAAARIGAPFTVIFSGFSSDSLAKRLNDSGAKLLVTADGFWRRGRVVRLKDIADKSLEQALSVESVLVVRHAGVDVAMQEGRDYWYHEALEGIGRNTYVEPERLDSNHPLFILYTSGTTGTPKGIYHSTGGYLVWVYWTLKWAFNPNDEDIWWCTADIGWITGHSYVVFGPLLHGLTTLMYEGAPDYPAPDRWWSIIERHGVTVFYTSPTAIRMFMRYGSHWVEKHDLSSLRILGSVGEPINPEAWEWYFKVVGKGRCPIIDTWWQTETGGFMISPAAGIELVPLKPGSATLPLPGVDADVVDDNGNPAKPGVQGYLVIKRPWPGMLLGVWGDPERYVKTYWGRFDGYYFPGDYAMKDEDGYFWILGRADEVLKVAAHRIGTMELESALVEHPAVSEAAVVGKPDPVKGEVPVAFVVLKEGFSPSVKLEEELSNHVAEVIGPIARPAAIIFVKKLPKTRSGKIMRRVLKALVRGEASLGDLSTIEDPSAVDEVKAALRIA, from the coding sequence ATGGGTGTACTCCCGGTCGAGGAGAGGAGGGTTTTAACGGCGAAGCTAGACGAGATGCGGAGAAAAGCGCTTGAGGATCCCGAGTCCTTCTGGGACGAGCATGCAAGGGCGCTGGAGTGGTACAAGATCTGGGATAAGGTCCTAGACGATGGGGAGAAGCCTTTCTACAGGTGGTTCGTGGGGGGAAGGATCAATGCTAGCTACAACGCCCTGGACAGGCACGTGAAGACCTGGAGGAAGAACAAGGTAGCGCTGATATGGGAGGGGGAGGACGGCTCGGTGAAGAAGTACTCGTACAGGGACCTCTACGTAGAGGTAAACAGGGTAGCGGCCCTTCTAAAGAACTTCGGGGTCAAGAAGGGGGATAGGGTCGCCCTCTACCTTCCCATGATCCCGGAGCTCCCGATCTTCATGCTCGCTGCCGCCAGGATAGGGGCCCCCTTCACGGTGATATTCTCGGGATTCTCGAGCGACTCTCTCGCCAAGAGGCTCAACGACTCTGGGGCGAAGCTCTTGGTAACCGCCGACGGCTTCTGGAGGAGGGGGAGGGTCGTGAGGCTGAAGGATATAGCGGACAAGTCCCTAGAGCAGGCCCTGAGCGTGGAGAGTGTCCTCGTAGTGAGGCACGCGGGGGTAGACGTCGCGATGCAGGAGGGCCGCGACTACTGGTACCACGAGGCCCTGGAGGGTATAGGCAGGAACACCTACGTAGAGCCGGAGAGGCTCGACTCCAACCACCCGCTCTTCATACTCTACACCTCCGGAACTACGGGTACGCCTAAAGGCATCTACCACAGCACGGGTGGCTACCTTGTGTGGGTATACTGGACGCTCAAGTGGGCTTTCAACCCGAACGACGAGGACATCTGGTGGTGCACGGCAGACATAGGGTGGATTACGGGGCACAGCTACGTCGTCTTTGGCCCGCTCCTGCACGGCTTAACCACGCTTATGTACGAGGGTGCCCCGGACTACCCGGCCCCGGACAGGTGGTGGAGCATCATCGAGAGGCACGGGGTCACCGTCTTCTACACGTCTCCAACTGCCATTAGGATGTTCATGCGCTACGGCTCGCACTGGGTCGAGAAGCACGACCTGTCGAGCCTCAGGATACTCGGGAGCGTCGGGGAGCCTATAAACCCCGAAGCGTGGGAATGGTACTTCAAGGTAGTCGGGAAGGGCAGGTGCCCGATAATCGACACCTGGTGGCAGACGGAGACGGGCGGCTTCATGATATCGCCTGCGGCGGGCATAGAGCTCGTACCACTCAAGCCGGGCTCGGCTACCCTGCCCCTACCGGGCGTAGACGCCGACGTAGTGGACGACAACGGGAACCCCGCGAAGCCAGGCGTGCAGGGCTACCTGGTGATCAAGCGCCCGTGGCCGGGCATGTTGCTAGGCGTCTGGGGCGACCCGGAGAGGTACGTTAAAACGTACTGGGGCAGGTTCGACGGGTACTACTTCCCCGGGGACTACGCCATGAAGGACGAGGACGGCTACTTCTGGATCCTCGGCAGGGCCGACGAGGTCTTAAAGGTAGCCGCCCACAGGATAGGAACCATGGAGCTTGAAAGCGCACTCGTCGAGCACCCGGCCGTAAGCGAAGCCGCGGTCGTCGGGAAACCGGACCCCGTAAAGGGAGAGGTACCTGTCGCCTTCGTCGTACTCAAGGAAGGCTTCTCTCCGAGCGTGAAGCTCGAGGAAGAGCTTTCCAACCACGTCGCGGAGGTCATAGGTCCGATAGCGAGGCCTGCCGCGATAATCTTCGTCAAGAAGCTTCCGAAGACGAGGAGCGGCAAGATAATGAGGAGGGTTTTGAAGGCGCTCGTCAGAGGGGAGGCGAGCCTCGGGGACCTCTCCACGATAGAAGACCCATCGGCCGTCGACGAAGTGAAGGCGGCTCTGAGGATAGCCTAG
- a CDS encoding xylulokinase, protein MSGDLLLSIDIGTTTVKAGLFHSNGSLLALDGKEYPTYYPRPGWAEQDPDDWWRTSVEVARNVLKKAGVDPSRVAGICVSSQRETLALVDSEGRSLGRVPIWMDRRSSPQAERIKSRVDPAEIYRKTGLVVDATFTATKLLWYKENEPEVLRRARLGLQPKDYVVYRLTGVAVTDHTVASRTMLFNIVKLEWDRELFEELGLSEYAGLFPESRYSDEVVGTLSEEASRLLGLPRSVQVLAGMGDRQAEVLGAGIFDSRRVEESTGTGSTTATMVDSPLLDEKMRFSVGAAPIRGRWVVEAGMSTAGAILRWFRDQVADGVQLLASSTRRRAYEYLDMEAAYVPPGSNGLIVLPFFSGARSPRWNPYARGVIFGLTVYHTRAHIFRAMMEGIAYEIRKILEVFAEVGVKPGELILMGGGAKSPLWARIKANVTKMEVVLPELLDAALAGDAMLASLKLGLSSSHDEAAKKFFREKARIKPDPRESAIYDSYYSLYERLVSASEAFFAEISSLGEATPTPPPWDIEKLVHLLFKLEETNS, encoded by the coding sequence ATGAGCGGGGATCTTTTACTCTCGATAGATATCGGCACCACTACTGTGAAGGCTGGGCTCTTCCATTCGAACGGCTCGCTCCTCGCACTAGACGGGAAAGAGTACCCGACCTACTACCCGAGGCCCGGCTGGGCGGAGCAGGATCCAGACGACTGGTGGAGGACTTCCGTGGAGGTTGCTAGGAACGTATTAAAGAAGGCAGGCGTCGACCCCAGCAGGGTTGCCGGCATATGCGTCAGTAGCCAGAGGGAGACTCTCGCCTTGGTGGACAGCGAGGGTAGGAGCCTCGGGCGCGTGCCTATCTGGATGGATAGGCGTAGCTCCCCGCAGGCGGAGAGGATAAAGAGCAGGGTCGACCCCGCCGAGATCTACAGGAAGACCGGGCTCGTCGTGGACGCTACGTTTACAGCGACGAAGCTTCTCTGGTACAAGGAGAACGAGCCGGAGGTGCTTAGAAGAGCTAGGCTCGGCCTCCAGCCGAAGGACTACGTTGTGTACAGGCTTACCGGTGTAGCTGTGACGGACCACACGGTGGCGTCGCGTACGATGCTGTTCAACATCGTTAAGCTCGAGTGGGACCGTGAGCTCTTCGAAGAGCTAGGGCTCTCGGAGTACGCGGGGCTCTTCCCCGAGTCGCGCTACAGCGACGAGGTTGTCGGGACGCTCTCGGAGGAGGCTTCCAGGCTTTTAGGGTTGCCGAGGAGCGTCCAGGTGCTCGCCGGTATGGGGGATAGGCAGGCCGAAGTTCTCGGGGCCGGGATATTCGACTCCAGGAGGGTGGAGGAGTCGACGGGTACTGGGTCTACCACCGCGACCATGGTGGACTCGCCGCTCCTCGACGAGAAGATGAGGTTCTCGGTGGGCGCCGCCCCGATCAGGGGCAGGTGGGTCGTCGAGGCTGGTATGAGCACTGCGGGCGCCATCCTGAGGTGGTTCAGGGACCAAGTGGCAGACGGTGTCCAGCTGTTAGCTAGCTCGACGCGCAGAAGGGCTTACGAGTATCTGGACATGGAGGCTGCCTACGTCCCTCCAGGCTCGAACGGGCTGATAGTGCTACCCTTCTTCTCCGGCGCCCGTTCCCCCAGGTGGAACCCCTACGCGCGCGGAGTGATATTCGGCTTGACAGTCTACCATACAAGGGCGCACATATTTAGGGCTATGATGGAGGGAATAGCCTACGAGATCAGGAAGATCCTAGAGGTGTTCGCGGAAGTCGGCGTGAAGCCCGGAGAGCTCATACTGATGGGTGGTGGGGCGAAGTCCCCTCTGTGGGCCAGGATAAAGGCTAACGTGACGAAGATGGAGGTAGTCCTCCCGGAGCTCCTCGACGCCGCCCTCGCTGGCGACGCGATGCTCGCCAGCCTGAAGCTCGGGCTGAGCTCCTCGCACGACGAGGCCGCGAAAAAGTTCTTCAGGGAGAAGGCTAGGATAAAGCCGGATCCCAGAGAGAGCGCGATCTACGATTCGTACTACTCGCTCTACGAGAGGCTGGTCTCAGCTTCCGAGGCTTTCTTCGCGGAGATATCCTCGCTGGGAGAGGCTACCCCCACCCCGCCGCCCTGGGACATAGAGAAACTGGTCCACCTGCTCTTCAAGCTAGAGGAAACAAACTCGTGA
- a CDS encoding acyltransferase, giving the protein MSSSRKYFAHPTAVVEEGAEIGEGTRIWHFAHVRSGARIGRNCNIGKDVYVDQGAVIGNNVKIQNGVSVYRGVVIEDNVFVGPYAVFTNDKYPRAFSTDWEVVPTVVKEGASIGANATIVCGVTIGRYAMVAAGSVVTRDVPDHALVAGNPARIVGFVCYCGRPLKRLVGERDGNVVLQCDHCGREVSIPKSIYEKALEEKK; this is encoded by the coding sequence ATGTCTAGCTCGCGCAAGTACTTCGCACACCCTACAGCCGTAGTGGAGGAGGGAGCCGAGATAGGGGAGGGAACCCGTATATGGCACTTCGCCCACGTTAGGAGCGGTGCGCGTATAGGGAGGAACTGTAACATCGGCAAGGACGTTTACGTCGATCAGGGCGCCGTTATCGGGAACAACGTGAAGATTCAGAACGGTGTAAGCGTCTACAGGGGGGTGGTTATAGAGGATAACGTCTTCGTTGGACCCTACGCGGTGTTTACCAACGACAAGTATCCGAGGGCTTTCTCGACTGACTGGGAAGTCGTGCCCACGGTCGTCAAGGAGGGAGCGTCCATAGGGGCTAATGCTACCATAGTCTGCGGCGTGACTATAGGTAGGTACGCGATGGTAGCCGCGGGGAGCGTGGTGACGCGCGACGTACCGGACCACGCGCTGGTAGCTGGCAACCCCGCGAGGATAGTTGGCTTCGTCTGCTACTGTGGGAGACCCTTGAAGAGGCTCGTGGGGGAGAGGGATGGCAACGTGGTTCTTCAGTGCGACCACTGCGGAAGGGAAGTCTCGATCCCGAAGAGCATATACGAGAAGGCGCTTGAGGAAAAGAAGTAG
- a CDS encoding Sec-independent protein translocase subunit TatA/TatB, producing MIPVNAPPTVSLQFQIGPTELILLIILALILFGPKKLPELAKAAGEAVRVFREETQKVTSSVEESRTTTSESISDEDLRKLAEKLGVETSGKSRDELVKEIIQKAKEKGLI from the coding sequence ATGATACCGGTAAACGCTCCTCCAACCGTATCTCTCCAGTTCCAAATAGGTCCCACCGAGCTAATACTCCTAATCATACTTGCACTGATACTCTTCGGGCCCAAGAAGCTACCGGAGCTGGCGAAAGCTGCCGGTGAAGCTGTACGCGTTTTCCGCGAGGAGACACAGAAGGTTACGTCCTCCGTGGAGGAAAGCAGGACGACGACCTCCGAGTCGATATCCGACGAGGATCTCAGGAAGCTCGCCGAAAAGCTCGGCGTGGAGACTAGCGGCAAGAGCAGGGACGAGCTCGTAAAGGAGATAATACAGAAGGCTAAGGAGAAAGGGCTAATATAA
- a CDS encoding Fis family transcriptional regulator — translation MSLEAVVETPKKKRDILFYLSKASTTTAQNMEKVEELYRAVQSRGSSNPLLGRLVEKTLKLLKVPEPPGISEAERLAESLESYGASLQRVAAALEDLLRVVDSAESLLRRLEDVKQALESWAEVFQGLNASLYGEIAREISRIERLPQEDYQDVKEFHDKLEDLLDEAERLSARARSEYNKLVELALRELEATREVLQRAESVAALHEKARLEALGSALQRVEQELRSLRQSPRSFDVNGVYRELGRVKSEAQQVLRTALSEQEVKVFDETARFFYIVGQKPVHLTELVEYVSRRTSYPHADVLKTLYDLSSRGVIRIKVSIAR, via the coding sequence ATGAGCTTAGAGGCTGTAGTAGAGACGCCCAAGAAGAAGAGAGACATCCTCTTCTACCTCTCGAAGGCGAGCACCACCACAGCCCAGAACATGGAGAAAGTGGAGGAGCTCTACCGCGCAGTCCAGTCCAGGGGTTCATCCAACCCTCTACTCGGGAGGCTCGTCGAGAAGACACTCAAGCTCCTAAAGGTTCCCGAGCCGCCGGGGATTTCCGAAGCTGAACGCCTAGCGGAGAGCCTAGAGAGCTACGGCGCAAGCCTTCAAAGGGTAGCCGCGGCGCTGGAGGACCTTTTAAGGGTTGTTGACAGCGCCGAGTCCCTTCTCCGGAGGCTAGAGGACGTGAAGCAAGCGCTGGAGTCTTGGGCCGAGGTATTCCAGGGGCTGAACGCGTCGCTCTACGGGGAGATAGCGAGGGAGATATCCAGGATAGAGAGGTTACCGCAGGAGGACTACCAGGACGTTAAGGAGTTCCACGACAAGCTCGAGGACCTGTTGGACGAGGCGGAACGCCTATCCGCGAGAGCCCGCTCCGAGTACAACAAGCTAGTCGAGCTAGCCCTGCGGGAGCTGGAGGCGACCAGGGAGGTCCTGCAGAGAGCGGAGTCCGTGGCGGCGCTCCACGAGAAGGCAAGGCTCGAGGCGCTGGGCTCAGCCCTGCAACGCGTAGAGCAGGAGCTTCGAAGCTTGCGCCAGTCGCCGAGGAGCTTTGACGTCAACGGTGTCTACAGGGAGTTGGGACGTGTGAAAAGCGAGGCCCAGCAGGTGCTTAGAACGGCTCTCAGCGAGCAGGAGGTAAAAGTATTCGACGAGACGGCGAGGTTCTTCTACATCGTGGGCCAGAAGCCGGTACACCTCACGGAGCTCGTCGAGTACGTTTCTAGGAGGACCTCGTACCCCCACGCCGACGTCCTGAAGACTCTCTACGACTTGTCCTCCAGGGGGGTTATCAGGATTAAGGTGAGCATTGCCCGCTAA
- a CDS encoding nicotinamide-nucleotide adenylyltransferase — protein MRRAFYPGRFQPVHLGHVKAVRWLLERVDEVIVGVTAAQYSYTPENPFTAGERIEMLRAAFREEWGRLFVVPLDNVPDNSLWLSYVASRVPSFEFVATGNEFVKLLARERGYEVLELPLWERDRLQGRVVRELMASGGEWRELVPPGVAEYLERIGAPERVRKIYLSERVKTPEY, from the coding sequence ATGCGACGGGCCTTCTACCCTGGTAGGTTTCAGCCTGTGCACCTTGGACACGTGAAGGCTGTTAGATGGCTCCTCGAGAGGGTTGACGAGGTCATAGTCGGGGTGACAGCAGCACAGTACAGCTATACCCCGGAGAACCCCTTCACGGCTGGGGAGAGGATCGAGATGCTCAGGGCGGCGTTCAGGGAGGAGTGGGGTAGGCTCTTCGTTGTCCCCCTCGACAACGTGCCGGACAACAGCCTGTGGCTCAGCTACGTGGCGAGCAGGGTTCCCTCCTTCGAGTTCGTGGCTACCGGGAACGAGTTTGTGAAGTTGCTCGCCAGGGAGAGGGGGTACGAGGTGCTAGAGCTACCGCTGTGGGAGAGAGACAGGTTGCAGGGCAGGGTTGTCAGGGAGCTTATGGCCAGCGGCGGCGAGTGGAGGGAGCTGGTACCCCCGGGGGTAGCCGAGTACCTCGAGAGGATAGGCGCGCCCGAGAGGGTGAGAAAGATCTACCTCTCCGAGAGGGTGAAGACCCCCGAGTACTAG
- the rnhB gene encoding ribonuclease HII — protein MGRVAGIDEAGRGPMLGPMVVAIVVCPEEKVPLLRNMGVRDSKALSPRRRLLLSRAIPSVGCSVKVRVVEPQEIDCAVRGECYENLNHLEAAVFAQLINEVLSEGELEVVYMDSPDPVPSRFEERVRALLKGQVRIVAENGADEKYTIVGAASIVAKETRDEIINALKKTYGDFGSGYPSDPRTLRFAEEWVRKHGEPPPIARKEWATWKRLR, from the coding sequence GTGGGAAGAGTAGCAGGTATCGACGAGGCCGGTAGAGGGCCCATGCTGGGCCCCATGGTGGTGGCGATCGTCGTGTGCCCGGAGGAGAAGGTACCGTTGCTCAGGAACATGGGGGTCAGGGATTCAAAGGCGCTAAGCCCCAGGAGGAGGCTCCTCTTAAGCAGGGCTATACCCAGCGTTGGGTGTAGCGTTAAGGTCAGGGTGGTCGAGCCCCAAGAGATAGACTGCGCTGTTCGCGGAGAGTGCTACGAGAACCTTAACCACCTGGAAGCCGCCGTGTTCGCGCAGCTAATAAACGAGGTCCTCTCGGAGGGGGAGCTGGAGGTGGTGTACATGGATAGCCCCGACCCCGTCCCCTCCAGGTTTGAGGAGAGGGTTCGAGCGTTACTCAAGGGGCAAGTGAGGATTGTGGCGGAGAACGGGGCGGACGAAAAGTACACCATAGTGGGTGCCGCTTCGATAGTAGCCAAGGAGACCCGCGACGAGATAATAAACGCTCTCAAAAAGACTTACGGAGACTTCGGATCCGGGTACCCCAGCGACCCCAGGACTCTGAGGTTTGCGGAGGAGTGGGTGAGGAAACACGGGGAGCCCCCGCCTATAGCCAGGAAGGAGTGGGCGACCTGGAAGAGGTTGCGGTAA